GGCGATGGCGGAGGCGATCGGAAGAATCGCGGGCGAGTAGCCGTCCTCGGCGAAGTGATGCTCGGTGAGCCAGGCCTCGTCAAAACCGAGTTGCTCGGCGAGGCGGATTTGCGCGAGTTGCTCGGCGTAGAATTGCTGCCACGGCCGGCGCCACGCGGGCGGGTTGCGGAATGGGAAGAGCAGACCGATATTCAGATTCGCGCATAAGCTCATGGGGCCACGGTAGTACAGCATCGGGGTGTTTTGCCAACGGCGGGTGCGGTCGAGGGCGGCACGTGAAAGCGAAGGAATCGGAGAAGAGATCCGAAACCTCCCGCAGGTTTCGGGCTTCCCGTTGTGAAGAAGATGCGGGCTACGCCCTGTTAGTAAATGGAAGGCGGAAAAAGCCAGAGCGCGGTGATGGAATCGTCGAGGTTGCTGGAATGGGATGAAATTCAGAGTGGGAAGATGCGGGCTGCGCCCTGTTCGTAGATGGAAAGTGAAGAGAGGGAAAGAGGGGATGCAGAAAGAAGATCGGGATCCTTCGACTCCGCGATAGCGCGCGCGGCCGGGGACGATGATTACCTGCGGCTGTTGGCCGGAACCTCCAACCAGGTCGGCGATAGTTGAAGATGGTGAAATCCGGTGCGATGAAGCAGCCGGCGAACCAGCACCCTCACCTACCCGCCGCAAGGCGGCGGGCTCCCTCTCCCGTAACGTAACGGGCGAGGTATAGGAGGGCAGCCTCCGCTCAGGATGAGGTAAAGGAGCCGGAGCGGGGTCCGTGTCATCCCGACGAAGCCTTGCGACGAGGGAACCCGGATCCGGGATTTCTCGCTGCGCTCGAAATGACACGGAAGGTGTTCGATGAGACATCAGTTCGATCAGAGGTGGCGCCTTTGAATGGTGGAGCGCTACCGACATACCGTCATCCGAGCAAGAGGGCTGCCGAGTCGAAGGATCCCGAAGCCATGCCGGGCGAAGTAAAAGATCCGGGATTCTTCGGCTGCGCAGCCTTCGACTCGGTATTACCGATGGTGCAACCTCGAGTTCAGGGACGAAGCTCTGACGGGATCCCGGAAACCATCGTCAGACGCCGAAGAATTGCTTGATCGCAGCTATCGATTCAGGCTCGGTAAGCGACGGCGCATGACCGACGTTCGGCACTTCGATCGAAGTCGCGCGATTGTGCACCTTGCACATCCTCGACGCGGTGGCCGGTGC
The nucleotide sequence above comes from Candidatus Binatus sp.. Encoded proteins:
- a CDS encoding LLM class flavin-dependent oxidoreductase, whose product is MSLCANLNIGLLFPFRNPPAWRRPWQQFYAEQLAQIRLAEQLGFDEAWLTEHHFAEDGYSPAILPIASAIA